In Lepisosteus oculatus isolate fLepOcu1 chromosome 29, fLepOcu1.hap2, whole genome shotgun sequence, the genomic window TTTGCCACTAAAATAGAGCAGTAGACACACAGGATTTCAGATCATTAGGGAGCAGGGTTTTTGCAGATACGCAGGAGATCGTGCAATTTATTCATCACAGGAGCCATCAGAGCTGATGCAGCCTCCATGTCTTCAAGCTGCGGACCAGTCTTAACAGGGCTGATGGCTCCTTGTGCTGTTTGTCAGCACTGCCTGTTCTCCTGGCCTACAGCATCGGGCACAAGTGTCTGAGAGACCCTGCTGGGAGGTGAACCAGCCCAGATGAGGGCAGCTTGGAGGCGTTGTGCTGTTTCTGCCCTCACTGCAGGAGTCTCTGGCTCTGTTCCTGCAGGGCCTGCTGGTTTCTGTGCCAACCGCACTCTCAGTTACCCAGCCTGATTCTAGCCTGATTTACAGCTGACTGGGCCTTTAATGCAGCGGTTTTCCTGTGTTCTCAACTCTTAAAGACGTTGAGAAAAATCCTGTGTCTaatttgaataaataatgaGGTTCATTGGCAGGTTGACTTCGCAGGTTGGTACAAAAACCTGGAGACAGCAGGCCCTCCGGGATCTGGGCTGGAGACCGCTGGGCTTCAGGCTCTCTGGCCAAGGGCCAGTCTGCTAGGGCAGGTCATTAGACTTGATTAGCCGTGTGTCCGAGCCCCACTTGAAGCGGCATGCTGAAAGACACCCTGTCCCTGCCGCGGTTCGTGTCTGACTGTGCGCTGTTCTCGCCTCTCAGCACGCtgggaggagctggaggagaggggcaggggcagACTCACCCTGCACTTCACACTGCCGCCCCCACAGCGCCCTCTGCTGCCCCAGACCATGCCCCTGCTGCTCTTCTCCCCCCGGGGCCCCCCTGTGAGCGAGGGGGAGGCGCTGCGGGTCTCTTTCACAGCGCACACCCTCCATCCGCACACGCAGGTGAGACTCcaatataatatgtaatataataatatatactgGAGGATGTACTAATTAGGTCGCTGGAATTTCCTGCCCAGACTCTGTGATGTTTGGGGCGGGCGGTTTTTCACTTTCTTGCCGCTCCTCCAATCGCATCTCTTTGCAGACTGTGTGCGTTTCCGTGGACACACAATTCGTCGCTCTGATTGGAGGGCAGGCAGCAGGCCACGCCCACGGGCACCTGGTGTTCCAGGTCACCATAGAGACGCACCGTGCAGGTGATGGCAAAGGTACTTCTTTATGAGACGGCTTCTGCTTTGTcaccttttaacattttttgaaaacattttaaattacccTCCCGTAGTTCGTTATTATACACTAACCCAATCTGGAATCACCGTATGTCTTCATGTCCTGGAGAACGGAGAGATAGATATTCCTTGCTGCAGTCAGCTGGTGACACATCAGAGATACAGAGAATGTCTGAACTGACAGAGCCTTTTGGGGAACccctttttctgtctttatccctcccctccccccaacACAGCTTCAGAAAACAGCGTCTTTTAAACTTTGTACAATAGTTGTGTTACTTTGAATTCCTTCCCCTTCCCAGGCCCAGCTCTTTCTCTGTCAGAACTGCAGGGGTTCCTCTTAGGGGAAGATAAAGAACGCAACACCACCCAGAACCCTGTGCTTCTGCTGCTGCCTCCAGTGGGACAGGGGGAAACTGTTGCAGAGAGCCCCGAATCTCTCACTGGGAACAACAGGTGTGTCCTCCTGTCTGCCACGCTGTGACAGGTGCTTTTCTGAGCCACACGCCACACCTGTATGCCATGGTGTGAGAGACGTTTCTCACAGAGCGCAGGAATTCAGCCAAAGTGTTCAAGGAGTTGGGCTTTAAATTGCACAGCCACTGTGAGATATTGCCTGATGAAGCATATTACTAATGTTAATAGTTCCTGTATATCCATTTTCTCATCACTTTCCCGGTTCAGGGACACGGGGGAGCTGGACCCTCTCCAGACAAGCAACAAggcacaaggcggggtacaccctggacaggacgccagtccatcacagacagacacactcacaccagggccagttaacccaccagcatgtctgtggactgtgggaggaaaccagagcacgcagaggaagcccacacaaactcagggagaacatgcaaactccaccccacatccagaattgaacccagggccccagcactgcaaggcagcaacgcTAACCCCTGCTCCCCTGTGCTGCCCTGTTAGCGGTTCAATTAGCTAATAATAATGTTACAGACTTCGCGTAGAGGCAGGCGTGACAGACAGCGGGCGATCTCATTCATGATTCTGCTGCCCTGTGCTGTTGTTGAGTCGTCCTGTCCTTCCAGAGCGCGGCCTGAGCCGAGCCCCGCCCCAGGGCCAGCCGGGGACTCGGACACGTTCCTCTTCCTGAACCAGCTGCAGGACTTCCTGAGGGAGGCCCTGCCCTCGAGCCGCGTGTCCGCGCCCGAGCCCAGCCCCGGGGGGCCCCCGGGGACCCGCTCCTCCGCGCTGGATGGCCTGCGGTCTCCGCCCCGCGCCCCCCTGGGCACCTCCACCAGCCAGGAGCTGCTGCGCGCCCTGCTGCACTCCCCCAGCCCCGCGCTGTTCCGCTTCCCCAGCAGCCCCGCCGCCCTGCGCGGCCACCGGGGCCGGCTGGCGCTGCCGCCCGCCCTCCTGGCCAGCCTGCGGGCGCGGCTGGACGGCGCGGCGGCCGAGATCGGGCGGCGGGAGGGGCTGATGGCGCGGGGCGGCGGGGAGAGGCTGGCCGGGCTGCTGGCGCTCAGCGCGCTGCCAGGGGAGGGCGCCGCAGCAGCGCCAGGTTAGTGCCAGCCCGTCCGCACACATCCGCACACTAGAACGTGGGAAATTCTCTCGGACACACCTGCCTGGGAAGTCATGTTATTCGCTAGACTAGTGCCTCGgtgaagccggagcctacccggcaagcaacgagcgcaaggcagggcacaccctggacaggacgccagtcagtcacagggcaagtgcaagccagtcCTACATGGGGAcagtttggaggccacggtacaGACCGatggggggaaatttggcccagacactggggtaactccctactcttatcgggaaatgcccggggatctttaatgatctctgtttaatgtctcatccaagAGAGGGTGCCCtctacaatatagtgtccctgccactatactggggcattaggacccacacagactgggtgagcgccccctactggtcccactcacacctcttccagcaggaaccttagctttcccaggagtctcccctccaggtactggccaggctcacacctgctgggctccagtggggccgccagctgggagctgcagggtgacagagcCGCTGGAAGTTTGTTCCAGAAATGTCATTGATCCTTATCGAGCCTCACGTTTAAGCTCGATCGGTTGCCTGGTAACTCTTTTGAGTAATCGCAATCACCTGTGCACTTGGAAGGGGGTGGCAGGAGGCCACATACAGCACGTAGGAGTGGGATGATCCAAGCAGAAGAACAACAGCGAAGGTGTAGAGTCACACAGGTCCCAGGGCAGAACACAGTCCTCCCGGTGTGCAGCAGCCTGGTCCGTTTCCAGGGGACCTGAGCACCTGATCACCTCCCTGAACCCAGAATACAGCAGGAGGAGATAAGCTGGGACGCTGGGATCGGACAACAACAGCCCGAGCAGGCTGTGGGTAGGTGTGCGAGTCTGACCTGTCTCACCTGCAGACACAGGGAGGCAGTACCGCGCGCTGCTGCTGGCGGTGGCGCTGCGGACCGTCCTGACCTtctgggaccagcagggggaggCAGAGAGGCAGCGGCGCTCGGAGAGCCAGGGGGACGGGCGGTGCAGGCTGCACCCCCTGGAGGTGGATCTGCGGATGTTCAGAGGCCTCACCTTCCCCTCCGCCATATCCATCGGCAACTGCCAGGGGGCCTGCCGGGCCCCCCTGCTCCCCCAGGACGGCCTGGCCAACAACCACGCCCTGCTGCTGGTCCGCCTGCAGGAGGAGGGCCTGCCCCTGGCGCGCCCACCCTGCTGCGTGCCTGTCCGCTACGAGGAGCGCCAGGTGGTGGAGATCTCCAACCACCAGACCCTGGTCTCCTCCAGGCCCGAGATGGCGGCTGTGCAGTGCGGCTGCCGCTGACAGGTGGGGGCGCggagggagtgtgtgtgcgtgtgtggttGGCCTGGTGTcaggggtgtgtgtgcgtgtgtgcgtgtgtgcgtgtgtgtgtgcgtgcgtgtgtgtgtgtgtgtgggtggttGGCCTGGTgtcgggtgtgtgtgtgtgtgtgcgtgcgtgcgtgcgtgcgtgcgtgcgtgcgtgcgtgtgtgtgtgtgggtggttGTCCTGGTgcctggggtgtgtgtgtgtagctgtcCTGGTGTCaggggtgtgtgtttgtgtggttgTCCTGGTGtcgggggtgtgtgtgtgtgtgtagttggCCTGGTGtcgggggggtgtgtgtgtgtggttgtcCTGgtgtcgtgtgtgtgtgtgtgtgtgtgtgtgtagttggCCTGGTGTCGGGGGGGTGTGTTTGTGGGTGGTTGTCCTGGTGtcgggggggtgtgtgtgttctTGGCCTGGtgtctggggtgtgtgtgtggttggCCTGgtgccaggtgtgtgtgtgtgtgtgtgtgtggttgtcCTGGTGtcgggggtgtgtgtgtgttttgtgggGAAAAGTGGGGAAGGCCAGGAGGGGTATTGTGGATCAGTGGGAGAGCTTGGCTGTTACTCTCCAGCTCTGTCCTCCTGCATTAGACACGAGTTCTAATACCAGTGCTCACTCTGTGCAGTACTTACTGGGAACACCGATCAGTGTTTCATGCACGGAGGCCTGGGCCtttagaaaatgagaaaatgaccTGCTCAGCAGCTCAGCTCAGCATTTgaaaagaatttttatttctaattcgTATTCACAATCACTATTACAGCAGTACGCCTCGTCTGCGGCCCGTGTGTTGCGCAGGGGCATGGGGGAGCGTGTTGGTGGGGGCGACAGCAGCGAAGGACCCGGGGGTGGGGGGTTGGggtgagagggaggagaggggagcGGGCAGGACAGGATGGGGTCCGAGGGGAGGGTTGATccttgttgggggggggggttcgaCCTGTCTGCTCGTTAACGGGCGGCCAAGCCCCACACTGAGGTCGTCCTGTTGCCGGGCGACGCCCTGTGAAAGCGCAGTCAAGCACAAAGCTGCTGTGCCGCGGCCCGTGAGCTAAATAATGAAGTgtggaagggggggggggggtcctaCACTCCGCCTGCCTCCCCAGGGAGTCTCCCGCCGCCGCCCCCTGCAATGGGGGGCCTCCCTCTCCCCGGGCCCTCACCCGCTCCTCCTGGGCGCCCCGGGTGCGCGCTCCCCCCTCCTCTTGCGGGTGAATTTCTCCCCGTACAGCGTGTGGCGGTGCTCCCTCACCCCCTGCCTCTTCTCTCCAGCGCCGGCGGGGGCGCGCCCGCTCTCTCggcctggtttcccctccttcCTCCTCTCCTTCGCCTCCTGTCCCCTCTCCTCCCTGccccccctcctcttcctcctctcctccttctCCCCCCTCCCTTTCCCCCTCTGCTTCTCCCCCTgccccctcctctcctccttctCCCCCTTCCCTttccccctctcctcctccctgcccTTCAGCAGGCCCTTCCCCACTGGCCCCCTGTGCCGGATGCGACCCCCCCTCCCTGCCCCCTCCCCGGCCTCGTCGGCCCTCTCCTTCCGCCGCCGCCTCCTCGCCTCGGCCCTCCGGCCTCCCCCGGCTGCCTCTCTTTGGCCTTCGGCCTCCGGTCTCtctgcctcttcctcttctgCCACCCAGTTCCACCAGGACACGTGGTTCCAGAGAGAGGTCTCGGGCTGCGGAGGGGAGAGACAGGAAACGCCCAGGCTTGAGTCCGGCCTGCACAGACCCACAGGGCCACTCGAATGGCGGAGGCAGAGGTTCCCACGAGTGGCTGCacaaaaatcctttttttcttcactgcagCCAACTACTCGATATTACTTAATTAAAGTCATTAAGTGTGCAGTTTAAACGTCTTCCCTCATTCCCAGTTTAGGAAGAGTTACCTTTAAGATTGAGTTACTTACGCCATTTGAGGTTATCCTGTAATCTTTTAGGAAATGATTCTAGTTCAGTTAAGCAATGGAGAgatcagctggaatgaaaatggGGAGATTCAAGGAGATTGAGAATATCTGCCTTAATGCTCTCTCCATTGAATGCAAACATGGGCCTATTTGAGCACCAGAGAAGCGATTATGAGAGGCTAAAGAAGGCTTTGCCAATAGCTGAGGACAGCCCATCTGGGTATTAAAATCAACAGTTTAAGTAGATTGAAAACCAGTGCCAGTTTATTATGAATGTACAAGCACTCTCGAACAGGTGGCAGCTTAGATCAGATG contains:
- the amh gene encoding muellerian-inhibiting factor isoform X1, with translation MIGGILLGLSLLLLPPRAEVSAPARSALPDPDRQPARPTPGGSRAVREEAVTTTDRESEVGDPLSVLPVEATEAPSVPGLGRCPGTAGCREPFLSAVRQIWGEGGRAEEERVSAQFGICPPGGATSSGLLKAVSALAALPAPRGRDADGLPALSPTKARWEELEERGRGRLTLHFTLPPPQRPLLPQTMPLLLFSPRGPPVSEGEALRVSFTAHTLHPHTQTVCVSVDTQFVALIGGQAAGHAHGHLVFQVTIETHRAGDGKGPALSLSELQGFLLGEDKERNTTQNPVLLLLPPVGQGETVAESPESLTGNNRARPEPSPAPGPAGDSDTFLFLNQLQDFLREALPSSRVSAPEPSPGGPPGTRSSALDGLRSPPRAPLGTSTSQELLRALLHSPSPALFRFPSSPAALRGHRGRLALPPALLASLRARLDGAAAEIGRREGLMARGGGERLAGLLALSALPGEGAAAAPDTGRQYRALLLAVALRTVLTFWDQQGEAERQRRSESQGDGRCRLHPLEVDLRMFRGLTFPSAISIGNCQGACRAPLLPQDGLANNHALLLVRLQEEGLPLARPPCCVPVRYEERQVVEISNHQTLVSSRPEMAAVQCGCR
- the amh gene encoding muellerian-inhibiting factor isoform X2, which produces MIGGILLGLSLLLLPPRAEVSAPARSALPDPDRQPARPTPGGSRAVREEAVTTTDRESEVGDPLSVLPVEATEAPSVPGLGRCPGTAGCREPFLSAVRQIWGEGGRAEEERVSAQFGICPPGGATSSGLLKAVSALAALPAPRGRDADGLPALSPTKARWEELEERGRGRLTLHFTLPPPQRPLLPQTMPLLLFSPRGPPVSEGEALRVSFTAHTLHPHTQTVCVSVDTQFVALIGGQAAGHAHGHLVFQVTIETHRAGPALSLSELQGFLLGEDKERNTTQNPVLLLLPPVGQGETVAESPESLTGNNRARPEPSPAPGPAGDSDTFLFLNQLQDFLREALPSSRVSAPEPSPGGPPGTRSSALDGLRSPPRAPLGTSTSQELLRALLHSPSPALFRFPSSPAALRGHRGRLALPPALLASLRARLDGAAAEIGRREGLMARGGGERLAGLLALSALPGEGAAAAPDTGRQYRALLLAVALRTVLTFWDQQGEAERQRRSESQGDGRCRLHPLEVDLRMFRGLTFPSAISIGNCQGACRAPLLPQDGLANNHALLLVRLQEEGLPLARPPCCVPVRYEERQVVEISNHQTLVSSRPEMAAVQCGCR
- the LOC102691507 gene encoding junctional sarcoplasmic reticulum protein 1, which produces MEESAFETFEGDIVPEELMEELLVPEEPSSQTSQPPPSEGAPTLQKSKEEEVEEFVEAMESKPAPKPAPKPAPPRERPHPVRRAASTGGQQEAPWGGVTLNRCLLVAVVVVLITSGLQSLQDALDIWEDVPVETRERTVLVQSVCHKEEDTPDVPETSLWNHVSWWNWVAEEEEAERPEAEGQREAAGGGRRAEARRRRRKERADEAGEGAGRGGRIRHRGPVGKGLLKGREEERGKGKGEKEERRGQGEKQRGKGRGEKEERRKRRGGREERGQEAKERRKEGKPGRESGRAPAGAGEKRQGVREHRHTLYGEKFTRKRRGERAPGAPRRSG